Proteins encoded together in one Quercus lobata isolate SW786 chromosome 3, ValleyOak3.0 Primary Assembly, whole genome shotgun sequence window:
- the LOC115981683 gene encoding heavy metal-associated isoprenylated plant protein 35-like, with product MAAPEAKEVPPKEVMVEENSEPLNCKKWVLKVSIHCEGCKRKVKKVLHSVEGVYETDIDLKQQKAIVTVKGNVNPETLIRKLIKTGRPAELWPEKEKKQSKSKNKKEKQSDQESAEESNHGEDKEKEAVKVEGHHVQDPSKHSEGGCPSKNGEVTSKASGQVKEQKPEVKQTVTSPAGSQPPVAEKISVGCENENGVEKSGGGGGGGGSGSGGKKKKKKGHKVSVKIEEGVEHPGDAPPSTGSPIHAQAHAQAPHGHGQNPYPANHSSPPQHVYRQSSPQHYYSQPQHYYSAPPVYATSYSMAQPTSSHGTSYYASPTPPNSHVYIHETEYETDHPPPSDYYYDSYQPHPSDSFELFSDENPNGCSIM from the exons ATGGCAGCCCCAGAAGCTAAAGAAGTACCACCTAAAGAAGTAATGGTAGAAGAAAATTCAGAACCTCTCAATTGCAAG AAATGGGTCTTGAAAGTCTCCATTCACTGTGAAGGatgcaaaagaaaagtaaaaaaggtTCTACATAGCGTTGAAG GTGTTTATGAGACAGATATTGATTTGAAGCAACAAAAAGCCATAGTAACAGTGAAAGGGAATGTAAACCCTGAGACTTTGATTAGAAAATTGATAAAGACAGGGAGACCTGCAGAGCTTTGgcctgaaaaagagaaaaagcaaagcaaatcaaagaataagaaagagaaacaaagtGATCAAGAGAGCGCTGAAGAAAGCAACCATGGTGAAGACAAGGAAAAAGAAGCAGTGAAAGTTGAAGGTCATCATGTCCAAGACCCTTCTAAACATAGTGAAGGTGGTTGTCCAAGTAAAAATGGTGAGGTCACCAGTAAAGCCAGTGGACAAGTTAAAGAGCAAAAGCCTGAGGTGAAGCAAACTGTGACCTCTCCAGCCGGTAGCCAGCCACCGGTGGCTGAGAAGATTAGTGTTGGTTGTGAAAATGAGAATGGGGTTGAGAAAAGTGGcggcggtggtggtggcggcggcaGTGGCAGTGGaggtaaaaagaagaaaaagaaggggcACAAAGTGAGTGTCAAAATTGAAGAGGGTGTAGAACATCCTGGCGATGCACCCCCAAGCACTGGATCACCAATTCATGCTCAAGCACATGCTCAAGCACCTCATGGTCATGGTCAAAACCCATATCCAGCCAATCACAGCTCTCCACCTCAGCATGTGTACCGTCAAAGTTCACCACAACATTATTATTCACAGCCACAGCATTATTATTCAGCTCCACCAGTGTATGCCACAAGTTATAGCATGGCACAACCTACTAGTAGCCATGGTACATCATATTATGCCTCACCAACGCCACCCAATTCACACGTGTACATTCATGAGACTGAGTACGAGACTGATCATCCTCCACCGTCCGATTATTATTATGACTCCTATCAACCACATCCATCAGATTCCTTCGAGCTTTTCAGTGATGAAAATCCAAATGGGTGCTCAATTATGTGA